A window from Vespa velutina chromosome 13, iVesVel2.1, whole genome shotgun sequence encodes these proteins:
- the LOC124953797 gene encoding synaptonemal complex protein 1-like, producing MDNYCSPQWVDFTSNLEVPSDSYFDEDHEIDKYRECLVASQTEVTLTETEKKENISKETKESIKLEKKNFTESSSDINEEVETELNIIKNTPIKLMYTSSTSSYGSSKCKLLKKVSYNDIIQEAMENLQNCVLTPSSVFKKPMLITNEASKLEFQDNNQVNCSSSKEIEQVTKDLSNEEIKSLSASITKHDIDTTPQNNLLNPNQSSINLLKYNEFDQKLDCDNNTGCHTSENSTKLSLKVNMCNKPNSCKSIEKSNGRKQSRTLSYQCRRQSLTFRRHSNRYISSAAAVLQYQNKTPERFHSQSRKKQKEPKVNEMKENHLKLKSTKQDLSNSLFQTNSNKNVTLTDVKKSKLIKSTGSCSNASTKRTSRNKNVFSAIVDNNGSGLVIKKEKILFYDIPIDSKQKKTTRPIPFSFENRDKLKQESKLKQSQLNKNDNKNIENLPNKKNLSMIKGGSSLSISSTNSQKNTSINIREKKLLKVEKENKQCDVNASTTSEINIDQKGNIKPKIMKIGMNSYERAKQRHEFDEKIKQKIIMQEKERQKEEEKKLAKEKLQIAVLRKQTEMKARPMPVFKPPRHIKSLKPLTEPHSPAWAHKNKKSTS from the coding sequence ATGGATAATTATTGTTCTCCGCAATGGGTAGATTTTACATCTAATCTAGAAGTGCCTTCAGATAGTTATTTTGACGAAGATCatgaaattgataaatatagagAATGCTTGGTAGCATCACAAACTGAAGTAACATTaacagaaacagaaaagaaagaaaacatttctaaggaaacaaaagaatctataaaattggaaaagaaaaatttcacagAGTCCTCATCTGATATTAATGAAGAAGTAGAAactgaattaaatattataaagaatacaCCAATAAAACTAATGTATACTTCTTCCACTTCATCATATGGTAGTAGTAAATGTAAACTTCTTAAGAAAGTATCATATAACGATATCATTCAAGAAGCTATGGAAAACTTACAAAATTGTGTATTAACACCATCAAGCGTTTTTAAAAAACCAATGCTAATTACAAACGAAGCGTCAAAATTAGAATTTCAAGATAATAATCAAGTTAACTGTTCATCCAgtaaagaaatagaacaaGTTACAAAAGATTTAtctaatgaagaaataaaaagtttatcaGCTTCTATTACTAAACATGATATTGATACAACACCACAAAATAATTTGCTTAATCCTAATCAATCctcaataaatttgttaaaatacaATGAGTTTGATCAAAAGTTAGATTGTGATAATAATACTGGTTGTCATACATCTGAAAATTCTACTAAATTATCATTGAAAGTAAATATGTGCAACAAACCAAATTCATGTAAGTCAATAGAAAAAAGCAATGGTAGGAAACAATCCAGAACATTAAGTTATCAGTGTAGAAGACAGAGTCTTACATTTCGTAGACATTCCAATCGATATATCAGCTCAGCAGCAGCTGTTCTTCAGTATCAAAATAAAACTCCAGAAAGATTTCATAGtcaaagtagaaaaaaacagaaagaaccGAAGGTTAATGAGATGAAAGAGAaccatttaaaattaaaatctacaAAACAGGATTTGTCAAATTCTTTATTCCAAACAAATTCAAATAAGAACGTTACATTGACAGatgtaaaaaaatcaaaattaataaagtcaACCGGATCTTGTTCAAATGCTTCTACCAAAAGAACATctcgtaataaaaatgttttttccgCAATTGTAGACAATAATGGTTCAGGATTagtcattaaaaaagaaaaaattttattctatgatATTCCTATAGATtccaaacaaaagaaaactacaCGTCCTATACCTTTTAGTTTCGAAAATCGTGATAAATTAAAGCAAGAATCTAAATTAAAACAGTCGCAgcttaataaaaatgataataaaaatattgaaaatctcccgaataaaaagaatttaagtaTGATAAAAGGAGGATCctctttatctatatcttCAACGAATAGTCAGAAAAATACaagtataaatatacgtgaaaaaaaattattaaaggtagaaaaagaaaataaacaatgtGATGTCAATGCTTCTACAACAAGTGAAATCAATATAGATCAAAAAGGAAACATCAAAccaaaaattatgaaaatcgGAATGAATTCTTATGAGAGAGCGAAACAAAGACATGAATTTGATGAAAAGATTAAACAAAAGATTATTatgcaagagaaagaacgtcaaaaagaagaagagaaaaaattggctaaggaaaaattacaaatagcTGTGCTTCGCAAGCAGACAGAGATGAAAGCAAGACCTATGCCAGTATTTAAACCACCCCGTCATATTAAATCTTTGAAACCATTAACTGAACCGCATAGTCCAGCTTGGgcgcataaaaataaaaaatcaacttcataa
- the LOC124953796 gene encoding ubiquitin carboxyl-terminal hydrolase 1 isoform X1 — protein sequence MTVLESEEDTDKRSVPPTKKFCLSISNCEHTFPNTIPQPPHTSFRGGLFDRPDLLYTRMMNGYRNQLSNHQDGSYDISALGTEGLKIATLCNLGNTCFLNSVIYTLRFAPSFLHNLHHLATDLSNLNDKQLQTKIKSSSLGRTGVSLTASGSRSWSSKDLLALAGPTGELNKPRIQIATEKLHSLFMALRASEARENCEPYQPDAFLQALREVNPIFEGNQQQDAHELLVCLLDNIRETFQLLVRHRESQFGQNNVSFSELSAEQQTDVQSEDSNSSKRSIRKSRKKKKITSRGSSICLIPSNTNGVSSSRPYENGHAEFLESNGDIGNHRPESKKCFISEDFEGISLLRTTCLECEHVTERKETFCDICVPIDVNRSNEKDDEGRSVDSSEVYRRAVVTSEFLVGRDKYWCARCLRYNEARRAVCFPCLPRLLILQLKRFSTKAGSMEKINNHMPTPLTLQCFCEECYNKHVHGSVSTKDQTHEYKLYSVIMHQGATMTAGHYVAYTRLPDESALAEYFNCDRDSKRQTTGQSSSSTNTNSSSSDKTSSIFKYFKKPSVSENKEQLVKVGCRSMDCCGFRNSKYTKLSEQGVWLECDDEAVHVIPLRQLEDKLAPNPRNSATPYLLFYVRSPRHISHVNGCIICDRNDDYMYFWYTVFLLPKKIFISYTKSIIFITKDHLHCYHWEE from the exons ATGACAGTATTAGAATCAGAAGAAGATACAGATAAACGGTCGGTGCCACctacaaaaaaattttgctTATCTATTTCAAACTGCGAACATACATTTCCTAATACCATTCCACAGCCCCCTCATACTTCTTTTAGAGGGGGCCTCTTCGACAGACCAGATCTCTTATaca CCAGAATGATGAATGGTTATCGCAATCAATTGAGTAATCATCAGGATGGAAGTTACGATATTTCAGCATTAGGAACAGAAGGATTAAAAATAGCGACTCTATGTAATCTAGGAAATACATGCTTTTTGAACAGtgttatatatactttaagaTTTGCACCATCCTTCTTACACAATTTACATCATCTTGCTACTGATCtatcaaatttaaatgataagcAATTACAAACTAAA ATCAAATCTTCATCCTTGGGTAGAACCGGTGTATCATTAACAGCAAGTGGTAGTCGTAGTTGGAGTAGTAAAGATTTATTGGCCTTAGCTGGTCCAACTGGAGAACTTAACAAACCTCGAATACAAATAGCAACAGAGAAATTACATAGTTTATTTATGGCACTACGTGCATCGGAAGCAAGGGAGAACTGTGAACCATACCAACCAGATGCATTTTTACAAGCACTTAG AGAAGTAAATCCTATATTCGAAGGGAACCAACAGCAGGATGCTCATGAACTTTTAGTTTGCTTACTCGATAATATTAGAGAAACCTTTCAACTTTTAGTTAGACATAGAGAAAGTCAATTTGGACAGAATAATGTAAGTTTCTCTGAACTTTCTGCGGAGCAACAAACGGACGTACAATCGGAAGATAGTAATTCAAGTAAACGCAGTATTAGAAAgtcacgaaagaaaaaaaaaattacatctcGAGGAAGTTCAATTTGTTTAATTCCATCGAATACAAATGGCGTTTCTTCATCGAGGCCATATGAAAATGGTCATGCAGAATTTCTTGAAAGTAACGGGGACATAGGAAATCATAGAccagaaagtaaaaaatgttttatctcTGAAGACTTTGAGGGTATCAGTTTGTTAAGAACAACGTGTCTGGAATGCGAACATGTTACCGAACGAAAGGAAACATTCTGTGACATATGTGTCCCCATTGATGTTAATAGATCAAACGAAAAAG acgACGAGGGACGATCTGTAGATAGCAGCGAGGTATATAGGCGTGCTGTAGTAACCAGTGAATTTCTGGTTGGTAGGGATAAGTATTGGTGTGCACGTTGTCTAAGATATAATGAAGCACGACGAGCAGTTTGTTTCCCTTGCTTGCCTCGACTTCTGATCTTacaattgaaaagattttctacCAAAGCTGG atcaatggaaaaaatcaataatcatATGCCTACTCCGCTAACATTACAATGCTTCTGTGAAGAGTGCTATAACAAGCACGTCCATGGAAGCGTTTCTACGAAGGATCAAACACACGAGTATAAACTTTATTCTGTCATCATGCATCAGGGTGCAACCATGACAGCTGGTCATTATGTTGCTTACACACGATTACCCGATGAGTCTGCATTAGCGGAATACTTTAATTGTGACAGGGATAGTAAACGTCAAACCACTGGTCAGAGTAGTAGTAGCACAAATACAAATTCCTCTTCCTCCGACAAAACGTcaagtatttttaaatacttcaAGAAACCAAGTGTTAGTGAGAATAAGGAACAATTAGTAAAAGTCGGCTGTCGCAGTATGGACTGCTGCGGCTTTAGAAATTCTAAGTATACTAAATTATCCGAACAAGGGGTTTGGCTCGAGTGCGACGATGAAGCGGTACATGTAATTCCATTAAGACAATTGGAAGATAAACTGGCACCAAATCCACGAAATTCTGCGACCCCTTATCTTTTGTTCTATGTGAGATCCCCGAG ACATATCTCCCATGTTAATGGTTGCATCATTTGTGACAGAAATGACGATTATATGTACTTTTGGTATACGGTTTTCTTGCTTccaaagaaaatctttatttcttatactaaaagtatcatctttattacaaAAGATCATCTTCACTGCTATCATTGGGAAGAATAG
- the LOC124953796 gene encoding ubiquitin carboxyl-terminal hydrolase 1 isoform X3: protein MMNGYRNQLSNHQDGSYDISALGTEGLKIATLCNLGNTCFLNSVIYTLRFAPSFLHNLHHLATDLSNLNDKQLQTKIKSSSLGRTGVSLTASGSRSWSSKDLLALAGPTGELNKPRIQIATEKLHSLFMALRASEARENCEPYQPDAFLQALREVNPIFEGNQQQDAHELLVCLLDNIRETFQLLVRHRESQFGQNNVSFSELSAEQQTDVQSEDSNSSKRSIRKSRKKKKITSRGSSICLIPSNTNGVSSSRPYENGHAEFLESNGDIGNHRPESKKCFISEDFEGISLLRTTCLECEHVTERKETFCDICVPIDVNRSNEKDDEGRSVDSSEVYRRAVVTSEFLVGRDKYWCARCLRYNEARRAVCFPCLPRLLILQLKRFSTKAGSMEKINNHMPTPLTLQCFCEECYNKHVHGSVSTKDQTHEYKLYSVIMHQGATMTAGHYVAYTRLPDESALAEYFNCDRDSKRQTTGQSSSSTNTNSSSSDKTSSIFKYFKKPSVSENKEQLVKVGCRSMDCCGFRNSKYTKLSEQGVWLECDDEAVHVIPLRQLEDKLAPNPRNSATPYLLFYVRSPRHISHVNGCIICDRNDDYMYFWYTVFLLPKKIFISYTKSIIFITKDHLHCYHWEE from the exons ATGATGAATGGTTATCGCAATCAATTGAGTAATCATCAGGATGGAAGTTACGATATTTCAGCATTAGGAACAGAAGGATTAAAAATAGCGACTCTATGTAATCTAGGAAATACATGCTTTTTGAACAGtgttatatatactttaagaTTTGCACCATCCTTCTTACACAATTTACATCATCTTGCTACTGATCtatcaaatttaaatgataagcAATTACAAACTAAA ATCAAATCTTCATCCTTGGGTAGAACCGGTGTATCATTAACAGCAAGTGGTAGTCGTAGTTGGAGTAGTAAAGATTTATTGGCCTTAGCTGGTCCAACTGGAGAACTTAACAAACCTCGAATACAAATAGCAACAGAGAAATTACATAGTTTATTTATGGCACTACGTGCATCGGAAGCAAGGGAGAACTGTGAACCATACCAACCAGATGCATTTTTACAAGCACTTAG AGAAGTAAATCCTATATTCGAAGGGAACCAACAGCAGGATGCTCATGAACTTTTAGTTTGCTTACTCGATAATATTAGAGAAACCTTTCAACTTTTAGTTAGACATAGAGAAAGTCAATTTGGACAGAATAATGTAAGTTTCTCTGAACTTTCTGCGGAGCAACAAACGGACGTACAATCGGAAGATAGTAATTCAAGTAAACGCAGTATTAGAAAgtcacgaaagaaaaaaaaaattacatctcGAGGAAGTTCAATTTGTTTAATTCCATCGAATACAAATGGCGTTTCTTCATCGAGGCCATATGAAAATGGTCATGCAGAATTTCTTGAAAGTAACGGGGACATAGGAAATCATAGAccagaaagtaaaaaatgttttatctcTGAAGACTTTGAGGGTATCAGTTTGTTAAGAACAACGTGTCTGGAATGCGAACATGTTACCGAACGAAAGGAAACATTCTGTGACATATGTGTCCCCATTGATGTTAATAGATCAAACGAAAAAG acgACGAGGGACGATCTGTAGATAGCAGCGAGGTATATAGGCGTGCTGTAGTAACCAGTGAATTTCTGGTTGGTAGGGATAAGTATTGGTGTGCACGTTGTCTAAGATATAATGAAGCACGACGAGCAGTTTGTTTCCCTTGCTTGCCTCGACTTCTGATCTTacaattgaaaagattttctacCAAAGCTGG atcaatggaaaaaatcaataatcatATGCCTACTCCGCTAACATTACAATGCTTCTGTGAAGAGTGCTATAACAAGCACGTCCATGGAAGCGTTTCTACGAAGGATCAAACACACGAGTATAAACTTTATTCTGTCATCATGCATCAGGGTGCAACCATGACAGCTGGTCATTATGTTGCTTACACACGATTACCCGATGAGTCTGCATTAGCGGAATACTTTAATTGTGACAGGGATAGTAAACGTCAAACCACTGGTCAGAGTAGTAGTAGCACAAATACAAATTCCTCTTCCTCCGACAAAACGTcaagtatttttaaatacttcaAGAAACCAAGTGTTAGTGAGAATAAGGAACAATTAGTAAAAGTCGGCTGTCGCAGTATGGACTGCTGCGGCTTTAGAAATTCTAAGTATACTAAATTATCCGAACAAGGGGTTTGGCTCGAGTGCGACGATGAAGCGGTACATGTAATTCCATTAAGACAATTGGAAGATAAACTGGCACCAAATCCACGAAATTCTGCGACCCCTTATCTTTTGTTCTATGTGAGATCCCCGAG ACATATCTCCCATGTTAATGGTTGCATCATTTGTGACAGAAATGACGATTATATGTACTTTTGGTATACGGTTTTCTTGCTTccaaagaaaatctttatttcttatactaaaagtatcatctttattacaaAAGATCATCTTCACTGCTATCATTGGGAAGAATAG
- the LOC124953796 gene encoding ubiquitin carboxyl-terminal hydrolase 1 isoform X2, whose translation MTVLESEEDTDKRSVPPTKKFCLSISNCEHTFPNTIPQPPHTSFRGGLFDRPDLLYTRMMNGYRNQLSNHQDGSYDISALGTEGLKIATLCNLGNTCFLNSVIYTLRFAPSFLHNLHHLATDLSNLNDKQLQTKIKSSSLGRTGVSLTASGSRSWSSKDLLALAGPTGELNKPRIQIATEKLHSLFMALRASEARENCEPYQPDAFLQALREVNPIFEGNQQQDAHELLVCLLDNIRETFQLLVRHRESQFGQNNVSFSELSAEQQTDVQSEDSNSSKRSIRKSRKKKKITSRGSSICLIPSNTNGVSSSRPYENGHAEFLESNGDIGNHRPESKKCFISEDFEGISLLRTTCLECEHVTERKETFCDICVPIDVNRSNEKDDEGRSVDSSEVYRRAVVTSEFLVGRDKYWCARCLRYNEARRAVCFPCLPRLLILQLKRFSTKAGSMEKINNHMPTPLTLQCFCEECYNKHVHGSVSTKDQTHEYKLYSVIMHQGATMTAGHYVAYTRLPDESALAEYFNCDRDSKRQTTGQSSSSTNTNSSSSDKTSSIFKYFKKPSVSENKEQLVKVGCRSMDCCGFRNSKYTKLSEQGVWLECDDEAVHVIPLRQLEDKLAPNPRNSATPYLLFYVRSPSFVFVYFQYNFLN comes from the exons ATGACAGTATTAGAATCAGAAGAAGATACAGATAAACGGTCGGTGCCACctacaaaaaaattttgctTATCTATTTCAAACTGCGAACATACATTTCCTAATACCATTCCACAGCCCCCTCATACTTCTTTTAGAGGGGGCCTCTTCGACAGACCAGATCTCTTATaca CCAGAATGATGAATGGTTATCGCAATCAATTGAGTAATCATCAGGATGGAAGTTACGATATTTCAGCATTAGGAACAGAAGGATTAAAAATAGCGACTCTATGTAATCTAGGAAATACATGCTTTTTGAACAGtgttatatatactttaagaTTTGCACCATCCTTCTTACACAATTTACATCATCTTGCTACTGATCtatcaaatttaaatgataagcAATTACAAACTAAA ATCAAATCTTCATCCTTGGGTAGAACCGGTGTATCATTAACAGCAAGTGGTAGTCGTAGTTGGAGTAGTAAAGATTTATTGGCCTTAGCTGGTCCAACTGGAGAACTTAACAAACCTCGAATACAAATAGCAACAGAGAAATTACATAGTTTATTTATGGCACTACGTGCATCGGAAGCAAGGGAGAACTGTGAACCATACCAACCAGATGCATTTTTACAAGCACTTAG AGAAGTAAATCCTATATTCGAAGGGAACCAACAGCAGGATGCTCATGAACTTTTAGTTTGCTTACTCGATAATATTAGAGAAACCTTTCAACTTTTAGTTAGACATAGAGAAAGTCAATTTGGACAGAATAATGTAAGTTTCTCTGAACTTTCTGCGGAGCAACAAACGGACGTACAATCGGAAGATAGTAATTCAAGTAAACGCAGTATTAGAAAgtcacgaaagaaaaaaaaaattacatctcGAGGAAGTTCAATTTGTTTAATTCCATCGAATACAAATGGCGTTTCTTCATCGAGGCCATATGAAAATGGTCATGCAGAATTTCTTGAAAGTAACGGGGACATAGGAAATCATAGAccagaaagtaaaaaatgttttatctcTGAAGACTTTGAGGGTATCAGTTTGTTAAGAACAACGTGTCTGGAATGCGAACATGTTACCGAACGAAAGGAAACATTCTGTGACATATGTGTCCCCATTGATGTTAATAGATCAAACGAAAAAG acgACGAGGGACGATCTGTAGATAGCAGCGAGGTATATAGGCGTGCTGTAGTAACCAGTGAATTTCTGGTTGGTAGGGATAAGTATTGGTGTGCACGTTGTCTAAGATATAATGAAGCACGACGAGCAGTTTGTTTCCCTTGCTTGCCTCGACTTCTGATCTTacaattgaaaagattttctacCAAAGCTGG atcaatggaaaaaatcaataatcatATGCCTACTCCGCTAACATTACAATGCTTCTGTGAAGAGTGCTATAACAAGCACGTCCATGGAAGCGTTTCTACGAAGGATCAAACACACGAGTATAAACTTTATTCTGTCATCATGCATCAGGGTGCAACCATGACAGCTGGTCATTATGTTGCTTACACACGATTACCCGATGAGTCTGCATTAGCGGAATACTTTAATTGTGACAGGGATAGTAAACGTCAAACCACTGGTCAGAGTAGTAGTAGCACAAATACAAATTCCTCTTCCTCCGACAAAACGTcaagtatttttaaatacttcaAGAAACCAAGTGTTAGTGAGAATAAGGAACAATTAGTAAAAGTCGGCTGTCGCAGTATGGACTGCTGCGGCTTTAGAAATTCTAAGTATACTAAATTATCCGAACAAGGGGTTTGGCTCGAGTGCGACGATGAAGCGGTACATGTAATTCCATTAAGACAATTGGAAGATAAACTGGCACCAAATCCACGAAATTCTGCGACCCCTTATCTTTTGTTCTATGTGAGATCCCCGAG ctttgtatttgtttattttcaatataattttttgaattaa